TTCGGGACGACTGTGGGTGCGGTGTGGACCCCGGACGCTGCGGCTTCGGCCATCGTGCAGGACGTCGGCTTCCAGATCGTCGACCAGCCGGAGAAGCAGGGCACCCTGCTGATCGCTCGTATGATGACCGGCACCCGGAAGATGCTGACCAAATGCGCTGTCGAACTGCGCACGGGCGCCATCCCGGCATAACCCCTTGGGGGAGCTCCACACGGGGCTCCCCCTATTTTTTCCTTCGGAGGGCCTGATGGCTATTCTTTCGTTCACCACGGAACTTGAAGCCGTGAACTCCATGCTTGCGAGCATCGGGCAGTCTCCGGTCCCCGGCCTGGATGATAGCGGGATCGAGGACGCGAACCGCGCCCGCGACACCCTACGGGCCACCACGCGCGGCGTCCTGACGCGCGGCTACGATTTCAACACCGACGAGGGCTACGAGCTCCGCCCGGACAGCGAGGGGCTCATCAAGCTCCCCACGGGCGTCCTAGAGATCGACCCGTCGGACAACTCTCAGTCCATCGTCGCCCGGCGGCACCCCAACGGGGCGCTGTGCTTGTGGAACAAGGCGGACAAGACCTGGGCCTTCGACGGCCCGGTTGCCTGTGACATTGTGTGGGGCTTCGAGTTCATCGACCTGCCCGAGACCGCAAGGGCCTATATCACCACCAGCGCCGGCCGGCAGTTCCAGCAGGGCAGCGTGGGTGCGCAGATACTCGACCGCTTCGAGGCCGAGGATGAGAGCCGCCTCTTTATGATGCTGGAGAAGCGCGAAGCCAAGAGCCGCCGCGCTAATGTCCTCCGCGACAACCCCGCGGTCTCCGGCAGCGTCAACAACCGGAGATACTGATGTCCCTGATCCAGCGGACGCTGCCGACCCTGTTCAACGGGGTCTCGCGCCAGCCTGCAATCCTCCGGTCCTTCGACCAGACCGAGGACGAACTGAACACCTGGGCCGCGCTGGCATCAGGTGTCGGGAAGCGTCCCGGAACCCGCAACATCGCGCGTCTGGCGGACAGCCTGCCTGCCACCACTTTCGTCCACGCGATCAACCGCGACGTCTCGGAACGCTACTTCGTCCTGATCGACGAGGGCTCCATCCGCGTCTTCGGTTTCGACGGCGTCGAGCGGACGGTGAACGCGCCGGGCGGTCTTGGATACCTCACCGGCGGCCAGTATGCCGCAGTCACGGTTGCCGACTACACGTTCATCGTGAACCGCAGCCTGACGGTATCACTGAAGGACCAGGGCGAGGACGAAGCGGCGCCGGCGGCATACCTACGCCAGCCCTCGAAGATACCTTACTGGAAACTGCCGGACGATGACTTCCTCTACGCGGGGTCGGAGACGCAATACCCGGCCAACCCGCCCGCCACGACCCTGACCGGGACAGTGGCCCGGATGGAGGACCTCCCCGATCCCCCCAACGGGACCTACAAGGTGTCCGGCAACGCGAACGGCGAGGGGTTCCTGAACTACTACGTCCGCGCCAACGGCGGGGTGTGGGATGAGACGGTGGCCCCCGGCCTGCGCAACGCGATCGACGAAACCACCATGCCCCACTGCCTCATCCGCGAGGCGGACGGCACGTTCACCTTCGCGCCGTTCTCGTGGGCGCCGCGGCGGGTCGGAGACGACACCAGCAACCCCGCGCCGACCTTCGTGGGCCGCTCGATCCGCGATGTCGCCTTCTACCAGAACCGCCTCGTGTTCCTCGTGGACGAAAGCGTGGTTATGTCGGGGGCCGGCGACTTCGGCAACTTCTGGCGCAGCACTGTGCTGGACCTCATCGCAAGCGACGTGGTGGATGTTGCGGTAACGACCGCCAATGTGGCGATCCTCGACTTCATCACCCTGTTCAACGACGGCGCGCTGCTGTTCGCGGACCAGACGCAGTTCGGCCTGAGCAACGCTGAGGACGGTGTGACGCCTTCCTCGGTCGCCATCCGGCCGGTCACGCGCTATCCGCTCAATCGGAAGACGCGCCCGGTTGTGGTGGGGACGGAGGTCTATTTCGCCGGCGATACGGCGGGATACTCGGTCCTCTACGAATACACCCGACAGGCGTCCTCGGATAACACTAACGCCGCGGAGATTACCGCGCACGTCCCCGGCCTCATCCCGGCAGGGCTGACGCAACTCGTCGCGCTCCCGCGGGGCCTGCTGGCTCTCACCGGGACCGGCGAGGTCTACTGCTACCAGCTCTATTGGGGCGGCGATGAGAAGCTGATGTCGGCTTGGCGCCCCTGGCAGTTCTCCGGCGCGGCCCGCGCGGCTGCTTCGGTCGACAGCGAGGTCTTCCTCGTGGTCGAGGAGGCGGACGGGGTCTACCTCGAAACCATCCAGCTTGCCGACGGCTTCCTACCGGACACGCAGGACTACCTGGTCCACCTGGACCGACAGGCGGAGATCGCCGGCGTTGAGGCTGACGGAACGACCACCTACACGCTCCCGTGGGACCTCGCCGGGGAGGCGAAGGACACCCTCGCGCTGGTGGGCGGGAACGACGGAATGCAGGCCTACGGCTCGATCGAGTTGGCCGAAGCCATCTGGTCCGACGACCGAACCGTCACCGTTCCGGGAACTGGCTACGGAACCGTCACCGCCGGCATCCTGTGGGACTTCCGCGTCCGCGTGTCGGAGCAGTTCCAAGTCACCCCGCAGGGCGTCCCGGTAACGACCGGGTCCCTGATGCTGCGCCAGTTCACCGTGAACTATGCGTCGTCGATGGGGTTCACCGCTACGGTCTGGCCCTACGGCGTCCCTCCGATCCCCGAATTGACCGCAAAGCTCCCTGCGAAGGTCTCGCGGTTCAACGGCGGGAAGCTCGGCACATCCACATCGGTTGCCGGGAAGGCGCCTGTCGGGAGCGGCAGCTTCTCCTTCACCGTTACCGGCCGCGCCGAAGCGGCAGTGATCGAGCTGAGCGACCGCGGACACGGCGGCACAACCTTCACCTCTGCCGAATGGGAGGGGTTCTACAACAGGAGGCGCTGATGGCGACCGCACACGACTTGGCCGATCTACCGGCGGCCGAGGCGGCTGCTGCGCTGTCGCACATCGCCCGCAACCTCAGGCAGCAGGACCGGGATGAGATCGAGGCAATGCACGGCATCGCGCCGGAGCTTGTCCTCCCTCAGTCCGTCCTGCTGTCCTCCCACGGTTGGCTTATCGAAGCCCGCGGCAAGCCGGCAGGTGTCTTCGGCGCTGCCCCGTCGCTGCTCCCTGGTGTGGGGGTCGCATGGCTGCTCGGGACGGACGACCTCGCCGCTGACGGCCTTTCCGTCGCTCGCCAGACCCCCCGGTTCGTGCAGGTCATGCAGGACGCCTACGGGGTCCTGTGGAATTACGTCGACATCCGTAACACCGTCTCCCGCCGCTGGCTGGAGTGGGGCGGGTTCACGGCGCGGGCGGACCACCTCACCCCCTCGGGGCACCTCTTTCAGATATACGCAAGGAGCGGTCATGTGTGACCCTGTAACGGCGACCATCGCTACGGCCGCGATCACTGTGGCCTCGACGGCCGCCTCCACGATCAGCAGCATCAAGTCTGCGAACAGGCAGGAGGCCGCGCTGCGCGACCAGATGGCGCAGGCCCGCGAGGAGACCAAGGACGTCGCCTCGGCCGAGCTTTTCGACAGTATGCGGCAAGCCCGCCGAGAGCAGGGCAAGGCCCGCGCGCAGGCCGGCGAAAGCGGGCTGTCGCTCGCCTCCGGGTCCGTCGAGGCCCTCCTACTGGACAGCGCAATGCAGTCCGAGCTGCGGGAGGATCGCATCATCGGCAACATGGAGAGCCGGCACCGCTCCAACATGGCCGAAGCGGAGAGCATGGCTTCCCGCATCCAGAAGCCCACCGCGCTCGGCGCAGGTCTCCAGATTGGGGGCGCAGCCGCACAGGGCTTCTCCAGCATCCAGGCGGCCAAGATCAGGACGAACTAAGCTATGGCAGAAGACCTTTCGCGCGTTCAGCAACGCCAGACGGGGCAGGACCGCATCACGCGGAACCGCTCGGCGATGTTCCGCCAGCAGGACACCGACGCCCCCCGCCGAAACTATCAGGTCGACCAGCGGAACGCCTCACGGGCCGACGATACGCAGGCACTCCGGGACGCCCTCGGCCTCGCCCAGCGCGGCGCCGAAGGGTTTCAGGAGTTCGCCGACGCCAAGTTCCAGCGCAGCGAGGAAATCGCCGGTGCGGACGGGCTGGTGGACGGCACGACCGGGCAGATCGACCAAGAGCGCGCCGCCCGGTCTCGCGCGTATCGTGAGAACGTGGGCCTCGGCCGCGCCAAGCGGGAGTTCACCGAACGCCTGCCGGACTTCGACACCGGCCTGAAGGAGCTGATTGCCGGCCAGACGGCGGCGGACCCCGAAGACCGCAAGGCCGCGGTGGCGGAATACGTCGAGAACTTCTTCTTGGAGTTCGCGGTCGATGAGGAGGGCAATGTGCGCTCCTTCGAGAGCCCCGCGGCGCAGCGATGGATCGCCGAGCAGATGGCCTCCACCCGCACCTCGTCCCTCGCCAGCGCCAACGCGCTGATCGACGAGAAGATGGCGGAGGAGAGTGTCCTCGATATGACCGGCACCGTTCGGGCGCAGATGCTCGCCGGGCAGGACATCGAATGGGACGACGCCCTGTCGACCTTGCTCCCCACGGTCGACCGGCGGGTGGCTATGGGTGAACTCGTGACGACCGTGAAGGACGTTGCCGCGACGATGGTGGATCAGGGGCAGGGCGAGAACGCCTTGCGCATCCTCGACAGCCTCCTCGGGTATTCCGAGCGGGCCGGCGGGGGCAGTCCGGACATCCCGCGGGCGATCGAGACGATCGACCCCGGCGCCTCCGACGCGCAACTCGCGTCTGACTTCGGGAGCTCCGCGGCCGGCGCGGAAGCCCGCGCTGCGCAGGTCCCGGCGAAAGCCACCTACGCTTCGCCCTTCGACGGCTTCGGGACCATCACCCGGTCCAGCCAGTTCGGCGCGCAGCGGTCCAGCGGGCCGCACAGCGGCGACGACTATCCGGTCCCGGTCGGGACGGAGTTCAAGGCACCGCTGGGCGGTGAGGTCGTGAAGGCGTGGTCCAGTCGCCGCGGCGGTAAGCAGATGCGGATCAAGTTGGACGACGGGACCATCCTCGGGATCGCCCACCTGTCCTCGCAGGTCCTCAAAGAAGGGGACCGCTTCGAGGCCGGGTCGGTCGTGGCCCTGTCGGGCAACACCGGCCGGTCCACGGGACCGCACTTCCACGTCACCACTACGACCCCGGACGGCAAGAAGGTCTCCTTCTCCTCCTACATGGAGGGCAAGGTCGGCACGGAAGGCCCGCGCAGCGGGGGCGGCGGAGCAGCCTTCGACATCCCCCAAGGCGCCGCGGTGGACCCCTCGGTCCTCGACCCGACGCTCCCCAGCGAGGCGGCGAAGGCGGCCGGCGGTTATCTCGTGGACGACCCGCAGGGCAACCTCGCGCTGTCCTCGCAGCAGCGCCTCAGTCTGCAAGAGTTCCGCCGCACTCTGTCCAACCAGGTCGACCGGAAGTTCGAGCAGGACCTCGCCGATAGCCAGCAGAACGCCACGCTCGGATACATTTCCCGCATGAACGGGATGGGGGCCTATCCCACCGTCACCGAAGTGCAGGAAGCCATCCGCGACGGCACCATCCGGCCGGACCAAGGCGACCGCCTGATCTCCGCAATGCGGCAGGACTTCGACCGCGAACGCGCCGAGGTTCAGCGCGCGGAGCGGGAGGTCGAGCAGGTCGGTAACGAAGGCCGCGAGGCGCAGGCCGAGAACTACATCGCGTCCATCCTCGGACCGTTCTACGCCGGCCGGCTGACGCCTTCGGAAGCCAGCAGCCGGCTCACGGACCTCCTGCCGGGCATCACGGACCCCGAAATCCGAGCCGCAGTCCTCTCCGGCGTCACGTCGGAACTGTCCAAGAACGTCACCCTGCGCCAGGCATCGCCTGAGTATGCGGAAGCGGCTGACACGTTGGACCGCTGGCAGGACGTCTATGTCGGCCTGCTGCCCCGGCGGCTCCCCCGCGGGATGACCCGCGAACAGGCCGCACGGCTGATCGAGAGCAAGCTCGACAAGGTCCGGGTCCGTATGGGCCGCGGGCATTATGACCCCAAGTCCCTGAACCTGAACGGGTTCGAGAAGGCGATGGACGACTGGTTCGCCGCCACCTTCCCCAGCCAATAACCAACCACAGGAGGCCGACGTGCCAACCAAGCAGTTCCTTGAAGAACGCCGCCGGCAGTCGTCGGCCTCCCCCAAGACTACCTCACGGCCCGCTCCGGGGCGAACGGTCGCCGCATCGCGCGTCCGGCGCGAGGAAGTGGACGGCTTCGGGGCTTTCGGCCTCGGCGTGGGCGACACCGTAACCTTCGGCTTCCTCGACGAGGCCGGGGCGTTCGTCGACGCCCTCGGGGGCACCAAGGGCCGGGCCAACGTCTGGAACTCGGATCGCCCCTTTTGGGACCTCTACGACGAGAACGTGGAGCAGAACCGCGCCACCCTGAGCCAAGCATCCGATGAGAACGGCGGGTCCTACCTGAGCGGCCAGGTCGTGGGCGGCTTCGTCCCCTTCCTCGGTTGGGGCGGGCGCACCGCGGCATCCGCACGGGCCGTCAAGGCCGGCGGGGTCATGGGCGCAACCGCCCGTGGCTTCGAGCTTGGCCGGGCCGGGGCGCTCTACGGGGCGGCCTACGGCTTCGGGGCCGGCGACGGCGACTTCGGGGACCGCTTCGGTTCCGCAGTGGTCCACGGCGCGACCGGCGCACTCGGCGGCTACGTCTTCGGGGCGATCCTCGCACCTGCGGGGCGCGCTGCAATCGGCAAGGGGGCAACCCTGTTTCGCCGCGGCAAGGCCGTGGAGTTCGAGCCGGGCGCGCTGCCGTCCCGCGCGGCAGTCGAGTTGGAAGACGAGGGTATCGAACTCGCGTCGGCCCGCACGGCCCGCGAAGCCGTCAAGGACCCGGCCGGTCTCGACACGAGCGTCAAGATGGGCGCCC
This sequence is a window from Alteriqipengyuania flavescens. Protein-coding genes within it:
- a CDS encoding M23 family metallopeptidase, translated to MAEDLSRVQQRQTGQDRITRNRSAMFRQQDTDAPRRNYQVDQRNASRADDTQALRDALGLAQRGAEGFQEFADAKFQRSEEIAGADGLVDGTTGQIDQERAARSRAYRENVGLGRAKREFTERLPDFDTGLKELIAGQTAADPEDRKAAVAEYVENFFLEFAVDEEGNVRSFESPAAQRWIAEQMASTRTSSLASANALIDEKMAEESVLDMTGTVRAQMLAGQDIEWDDALSTLLPTVDRRVAMGELVTTVKDVAATMVDQGQGENALRILDSLLGYSERAGGGSPDIPRAIETIDPGASDAQLASDFGSSAAGAEARAAQVPAKATYASPFDGFGTITRSSQFGAQRSSGPHSGDDYPVPVGTEFKAPLGGEVVKAWSSRRGGKQMRIKLDDGTILGIAHLSSQVLKEGDRFEAGSVVALSGNTGRSTGPHFHVTTTTPDGKKVSFSSYMEGKVGTEGPRSGGGGAAFDIPQGAAVDPSVLDPTLPSEAAKAAGGYLVDDPQGNLALSSQQRLSLQEFRRTLSNQVDRKFEQDLADSQQNATLGYISRMNGMGAYPTVTEVQEAIRDGTIRPDQGDRLISAMRQDFDRERAEVQRAEREVEQVGNEGREAQAENYIASILGPFYAGRLTPSEASSRLTDLLPGITDPEIRAAVLSGVTSELSKNVTLRQASPEYAEAADTLDRWQDVYVGLLPRRLPRGMTREQAARLIESKLDKVRVRMGRGHYDPKSLNLNGFEKAMDDWFAATFPSQ
- a CDS encoding phage nozzle protein, whose amino-acid sequence is MSLIQRTLPTLFNGVSRQPAILRSFDQTEDELNTWAALASGVGKRPGTRNIARLADSLPATTFVHAINRDVSERYFVLIDEGSIRVFGFDGVERTVNAPGGLGYLTGGQYAAVTVADYTFIVNRSLTVSLKDQGEDEAAPAAYLRQPSKIPYWKLPDDDFLYAGSETQYPANPPATTLTGTVARMEDLPDPPNGTYKVSGNANGEGFLNYYVRANGGVWDETVAPGLRNAIDETTMPHCLIREADGTFTFAPFSWAPRRVGDDTSNPAPTFVGRSIRDVAFYQNRLVFLVDESVVMSGAGDFGNFWRSTVLDLIASDVVDVAVTTANVAILDFITLFNDGALLFADQTQFGLSNAEDGVTPSSVAIRPVTRYPLNRKTRPVVVGTEVYFAGDTAGYSVLYEYTRQASSDNTNAAEITAHVPGLIPAGLTQLVALPRGLLALTGTGEVYCYQLYWGGDEKLMSAWRPWQFSGAARAAASVDSEVFLVVEEADGVYLETIQLADGFLPDTQDYLVHLDRQAEIAGVEADGTTTYTLPWDLAGEAKDTLALVGGNDGMQAYGSIELAEAIWSDDRTVTVPGTGYGTVTAGILWDFRVRVSEQFQVTPQGVPVTTGSLMLRQFTVNYASSMGFTATVWPYGVPPIPELTAKLPAKVSRFNGGKLGTSTSVAGKAPVGSGSFSFTVTGRAEAAVIELSDRGHGGTTFTSAEWEGFYNRRR
- a CDS encoding virion core protein, T7 gp14 family is translated as MCDPVTATIATAAITVASTAASTISSIKSANRQEAALRDQMAQAREETKDVASAELFDSMRQARREQGKARAQAGESGLSLASGSVEALLLDSAMQSELREDRIIGNMESRHRSNMAEAESMASRIQKPTALGAGLQIGGAAAQGFSSIQAAKIRTN